The Acetonema longum DSM 6540 sequence AGTACGTGGCTTTCATTCCGGACCAATTTACAAAATTAGAACCGATGGTACGAATCGAACACAGTTAAATAATGATATATCAGTAGAATTGAATGTTATCGGAGAGTTTATTTACTATATTAGCAGAACTGATGCTAATAAAATCTATCGTATGAAAACAGATGGAACAGAAGTAACAAAACTCGTCGATGAAGACTGTCAAAATCTCAATGTAACTAAAGACTGGGTTTACTATACATCAAACAGTGGTATCTCCAAAATAAAACTAGATGGCAGCGGGAAAGAACGAATTTTTAATGGCAAAGTCGGAACCATGATCATTGACGACAAGTGGTTGTATTATTCCACAGGAAGACAAGGGGTTTATGATTGGACGGACAAAGGATTTCTATATAAAATAAAAGTGGATGGTACAGAACATTATAAAGTAACCGATGAGATGGTTTTTAACTTTACCGTCCATGGTGGAAATATTTACTACAGCGTGGAGGAACCTCGAAGAAAATTTTTACTGTACATGATGGACTCAAACGGTAATAACAAACGGAAAATAGCGCAAGCGACTGCCGGCAATATAGTCGGGGACTGGATGTATTTTCACCACTATTACGCTGAATGGTCGGAACTGGAACGCATTCGTCTAGATGGCACTGGTCATGAAAAGGTAAGTACCGGCGGTAAACCTATGGTGCCATATATAAAGGAGTGATATAAAGTGTCTTCCATTCAGGGTCAAGGGAAAACCGGTTTTAGACTGGTCATCGCCAGTGTATTGACCGTACTCCTTCTTGGCTTTATACTAGGCAATCCCACCGGTCAGGCCCAGGCTGCTACCATAGCAGAACTGCGTCAGTCCGCTGCAAAAGGAGACCCCCAAGCTCAATATCAGTTGGGTCATATCCTATATCTCGGACAAGGTGTCCCGCGCGACTATAAAGAAGCTGCAAAATGGTTTAAACAATCAGCCGATCAGGGAAATTCGGCAGCCCAAACGGCGCTGGGATTTGCCTATATGAGTGGCAATGGAGTGGAGCAAAACCCCAAGCAAGCGGTATACTGGTGGAGAAAATCCGCTGATCAGGGAAGTATGCAAGCTCAACATATGTTGGGTGTATCCTATTCTAGCGGGTATGTTGTAAATAAAGATGCTGCTGAGGCAGTGGCTTGGTGGCAAAAGTCCGCAGACCAAGGATTCCCCGCTGCCCAATACTTTCTCGGTATGGCTTACTATAGTGGGACAGGCGTAACAAAAGATCAAACCTTAGCCTTTACCTGGATCCGGAAAGCGGCTGACAATGGATATGCCCCTGCACAGCATAGAGTGGGCATTCACTACTATAACGGCATTGGCGTAGCCAAAGACCCTGCAGCAGCGGTAAAATGGTGGAAGCAAGCTGCCGGGCAAGGCAACGTGGCGTCTCTTGCCATGGTCGGCTTTGCTTATCATTTTGGGCATGGTGTAAATCAAGACCAGGCAGAAGCCCTCAAATGGTGGAGGAAGGCCGCCGACAAAGGAGACTCCGATGCTCAAACCATGCTGGGAGTTGCTTACTATGAAGGACAGGGAATTGCCAAAGACCAGGCACAAGCAATCCAATGGTGGCTAAAAGCTGCCAATCAAGGTCAAATGTTAGCGCAGCATCACTTGGCATTTGCCTATTATCGCGGTGAGGGAGTGCCCCAAAATCATGCCGAAGCCGTAATCTGGTGGCAAAAAGCCGCTGAAAAAGGAGAACCGGAATCGCAAACCATGCTGGGCACTGCCTACTTTCTGGGCCAAGGAACAACCAAGGATAGTAAAAAAGCCGTGATGTGGTGGACAAAAGGCGCAGCTCAAGGCAATAAAGTAGCGCAATACTATCTCGGCGTTGCCCTCTCCACAGGCGACGGAATTGTCAAAGACGAAGCGGCTGCGGTTTCCTATTGGAAAAAATCGGCTGAACAAGCCTATATTCCCGCCTATGTGGGACTGGGACAAGCCTACTATAAAGGCCAGGGCGTTGCTAAAGATTATGCCACTGCGATAAAATTTTATCAAAAGGCAATGGAAAAGGGGAATGCAGCAGCTCAGTATCACCTAGGCGTTGCCTACTATGAAGGCAAGGGCGTCGATAAAAGCCCAAAGCAGGCAGTTAAGCTATGGGAACCCATTGCCAATAAAGGCTATGCCTTGGCGCAATTTGCGTTAGTAGAAATAGTGCAAGACAACCTCAGTGTTATAGACAATTATGCTCTAGCGGTAGTATGGAGACAAGACGCAGCAGAAAAAGGCAATGCTCAAGCCCAATATTACCTGGGCCTGGCTTATGCTAACGGTTGGGATGTACGTCAAGACCGGACGGAGGCTGTTAAATGGCTAAAAAAATCTGCGCAACAAGGCAATGATGCTGCCAAGGCTGCACTGAAGCAACTTACATAAAATAAAAAAACATACCAGAAGATAGCTAATAACGAGAAAACAACCCCTCATGAGACGACAGTCTCATGAGGGGTTGTTGACAACAAGATTAAGACTTCGAGTATGCTGAAAGGGCCACATTTTTAAGACTCGAGGGTAAGACTCGAGGGGACGGTTCTCTTGAAGAGCAGCTCAAAAGTAGAGGTGATAACCATACTCTGAAAAGCCCGACAACCAAAAGAAAAGTGGGAAGAGATTAAAAGTGTCAGGGGATGGGGTTGTTGACAACAAGAGTAAGACTTCGGATATGCTGAAAGGGTCACGTTTTAACATGTAGTTTCTGAGTTAAATATAGTACGTCCTGAAGAAATCGACTAAAACAGGAATTCAACGTTCGGAAAAGAAAGTGATATATGATTACAAAACGCTTAGACACAGGAAGTGTTCCTTATGGCAGAATTCATTCCTTGAATTAATAGAGAAAATGTTCTGTAAAACCTAATAGAATGTCAATATCCCCGTCCCTGTAAGATATAGTACAGAAGGATTATCCAACAGGGAATAGATAACCCCCGAACGTTGAGCGTTTGGTATAATGAAGCAAGAAGGATATGAATGTCCCCGT is a genomic window containing:
- a CDS encoding DUF5050 domain-containing protein, translated to MKYIRICFLIILLITLFSHYEGISFKKSKTVSALSVKRGQTVTQLDQVVANQGNSYGNITNGGYAAIQGDWVYYRNEDQSNELDSATLYRQNLVSGVKEKISNDSAHYINVIGEWIYYGKYTSGVRGFHSGPIYKIRTDGTNRTQLNNDISVELNVIGEFIYYISRTDANKIYRMKTDGTEVTKLVDEDCQNLNVTKDWVYYTSNSGISKIKLDGSGKERIFNGKVGTMIIDDKWLYYSTGRQGVYDWTDKGFLYKIKVDGTEHYKVTDEMVFNFTVHGGNIYYSVEEPRRKFLLYMMDSNGNNKRKIAQATAGNIVGDWMYFHHYYAEWSELERIRLDGTGHEKVSTGGKPMVPYIKE
- a CDS encoding tetratricopeptide repeat protein, translating into MSSIQGQGKTGFRLVIASVLTVLLLGFILGNPTGQAQAATIAELRQSAAKGDPQAQYQLGHILYLGQGVPRDYKEAAKWFKQSADQGNSAAQTALGFAYMSGNGVEQNPKQAVYWWRKSADQGSMQAQHMLGVSYSSGYVVNKDAAEAVAWWQKSADQGFPAAQYFLGMAYYSGTGVTKDQTLAFTWIRKAADNGYAPAQHRVGIHYYNGIGVAKDPAAAVKWWKQAAGQGNVASLAMVGFAYHFGHGVNQDQAEALKWWRKAADKGDSDAQTMLGVAYYEGQGIAKDQAQAIQWWLKAANQGQMLAQHHLAFAYYRGEGVPQNHAEAVIWWQKAAEKGEPESQTMLGTAYFLGQGTTKDSKKAVMWWTKGAAQGNKVAQYYLGVALSTGDGIVKDEAAAVSYWKKSAEQAYIPAYVGLGQAYYKGQGVAKDYATAIKFYQKAMEKGNAAAQYHLGVAYYEGKGVDKSPKQAVKLWEPIANKGYALAQFALVEIVQDNLSVIDNYALAVVWRQDAAEKGNAQAQYYLGLAYANGWDVRQDRTEAVKWLKKSAQQGNDAAKAALKQLT